The following nucleotide sequence is from Lacinutrix sp. Hel_I_90.
CCGCATTGTAGATCATATTAGCATTTACTTACTCATTGCTGGAACCTATACCCCAGTTTTATTAATTAGTTTAGAACAAAGCCTGGGCTGGGTACTCTTTTATGTGGTATGGGGAGTCGCTGCGTTTGGTGTGGTTTTAAAATTGTTTTTTACCGGAAGATTTAATGTATTTTCTACCTTACTGTATTTAGTTATGGGCTGGTTAATTGTTTTTGATTTTTCTAATCTTAATACGATTATGGATTCTGGAGGTATTGTTTTACTCATGCTTGGCGGATTATCATATACGGTTGGCATTGTATTTTATGCTATAGATAAGCAGCCCTTTTTTCATGTCATCTGGCACTTGTTTGTATTATCTGGCGCCGTATGTCACTTTTTGATGATTTATTTATACGTGATATAGATTGGGTTTGTGACGGCTTTACATTATTTTTCCCAAGGGCCATTTTTTGTTACAGGAACAATAGAGGTCCCATCATAGCGGAAAAGCCCTTTCCAACCACCAAACCAAAATCGCTTTTCACGATCTTCAAGAATACTTAATATTCCATTGGTATCAGCACCTTCTTTTGTGTCCAAATGGGTAAATGATGCGCCATTGAAGCGGTACACGCCATTATTTTCAGCAGCAAACCAAATATTTCCATGTGTATCTTCATGGAATCCACCTACTTCAATGCCATTTGTTAGACCATCTTTAGTAAAATTAGTGAACGTCTTACCGTCAAATCGACTTACACCGCCATACATAGTACCAATCCAAATATTCCCTTTGGAATCTTCTAGCATATCATATATATTATTGTCACAGAGGCCTTCTTTTTCTGTAAAGTGAGTAAAGGTTTCTCCATCGTATTTACAAATACCATAGCCGTCTGTGCCAAACCATATATTTCCCGCTTTATCTTCTAAAATATTTTTAATCCGATTGGGCGATAATATGGGTTTTGGATCTTTTACGTTTGCTTTTGGTATAGAAAAAGTAGTAAAAGTTTCTCCATCAAACAACGAGACACCTTCAATAGTGCCAATCCAAAACAGACCATGACGATCAATAACCATACTCCAAACGGCATTGCTTATTAAGCCTTCTTTTTTTGAAAAATTGGTAAACGTTTTTCCGTCATATTTATAAATCCCGAAACCATCGGTTGCCAACCAAACATTTCCTTTTGCATCTTCTACTATTTCATTAATTCTACTGGCTTCAATCCCATGGGCTTTGGTTATGTATTCTAGAGTATCTCCATCATACCGTAGCGCTCCATAATGATTGGTACCAAACCACAGTTGGCCTTTTTTGTCTTGAAATATGGTGCGTATCCAGTGCGCCAGCTGTCCTTCATAATAAAGCGGTACAAAAATTTCGTTAGGAATAGAGTCGTTTGGCTGAAGACTGAAAGGCTGTTTTTTATTTGGTAGTGCATTAGCTTTGACGCTGTCTGAAATGCCAATTTCCTGTTTTGAGGCCTTACCATCCTCAGGAGTCTTACAGGATAGGACTAAAAGGGATATTAGCAAGGTTAAGTAAATAGGTTGGCAAACGAGAGCCCATGCTTTGTTTTGTGAATTCACCATAATTATAATTTTATAGTATTGCTTAACGCTTTCATTTTTGAAAGCATAAGCAAAGTGTCCTATGTTTCGAATTAATAGCATGACACGTGCATTGCATATTATAAAACGCAACCAAGTTCGTTAATTATTTTGTAATATCTAGTGATTAGGCCTTTATAAAATCCTCATACTCATAAAAAAAGGCTTCAAACAAATCCATCTTTTCATTAAAGAAGACCATAACCTCTCGCCAGGTATTTTTATTGTGGATTGATACTTTTTGATCCAATATTACCGAGATTCTTGAGATTTCTTTACCATTTTCCAGAAAATGTTCTTCTTCAAAAATAGCATCAGGTAAAAAATCATCTTTTAGAATCCTTTGTAAGGATTGGAGTTTTTCCCAATAGTTAATGCGGTTTTCTAGATCGTCTTCGAGATCTAAAACTACAGCAGCTTGTTTGTTTTCAAATTGAAATTTGAAACTGAAACCTTTGATTTTAGTGTTGTATAGTAACCATTTTCTGGGAAAGGATTTTCCAAAACTCGTCCAGAATTCTTGTTTTAGCTGTCTTGATTCTTCTTTAGTAAACATTGAAAATTTTTTTTTTCATTTCTGCAAAGGCTGAAATTGCGACCATCAATCTAAAGCTTCTTTTCTTCTGGTTTCTATTAAAACCTGAATTTATATCTCCCCATTAAAAAAGTAGATAACGCCTAATCGATTACAATTACTTGTGCATTCCTATCTTTAAAGCTACTAGTAAAACTATTAAATAAAATAAGCAATAACAACAGCCAAAACGATGGTGCCTAATTTGGTAATATTGAATTTATGGTTTTCGTTGCTTTCAAATAAAATAGTAGTAGATATATGTAAAAAGATACCTATAACAATAGCAGAAATTTCTATAAAGTAGGTTTTAAAAAAACTGAAGGTCTCAGACAAATACACACCTAAGGGCGTCATAAAAGCAAAGAGAAGCATAAATAATAATGACTTGCTCTTAGGCATTTTAGAGGTTAAAAAGAATGTCGCTAAAATGACAGCAACTGGTAATTTATGAATAATCACACCATAAATTAAACCGTCATGACCATGAATAGGAATACCTTCTAAAATACTATGAATACTCAAACTTATAAAAAGTAACCAGGGAAAAGCAGTGGCATCCTTGTTAATATGTACATGGCCATGTTCGGCACCTTTAGAAAAGAATTCTAAAACGATTTGCAGTAAAATGCCAGCCATAATAAACAAACCAACGTTTTTGTTTTCCGTTAGATAAACTTCTGGTAAAAAGCTAAAAACGGTTATCGATAGGAGGAAAGCACCACTAAAGGCTAAGAGTAATTTTAAGTTTTTAGGTTGCTTGGGTTTTAATACAAAAACAATAAGAAAACCTAAAACGACAGATGCTACGGGTAATAAAAAGTTTAGCATTTATTTAAAAATGAGAATTAAACGTTCTGATTGTTTTCTGTGGTATTTATTTAGCTTATGGTCACCAAACACATCAAGTAAATAGACGCCTGCTTCTTCAAATAGTGCTTCAAAATCTTCTAATGTTAAAGCTTTAACGCGTTCTTGAAATTCAAAAGCCTCACCATTTACAGTAAATGAAATGTCTTTAATGATATAACCATTGTGCACGTAACGTTTTTGGTGAAAAGCGATGCCTTCAACCGTTTTTGTATTTTCTGCAATAAGATTATCAATGATATACTCACTATTTAGAAAATCGATCACTCCAAACCCCGTTTCATTTAAATCGGCTTTTATCGCTTTAATAGTATTTAGATTATCTTCTTCATTATCAAAATAGCCAAAACTGGTGAAGAGATTAAAAACAGCATCAAAGGTTTCAGAATAGGGTTTGCACATATTATGAACCTCAAATTTTAAGGTCTCATTTTCAAATTGTTTGGCGTAACGAATACTGTTTTCAGACAAGTCGACACCTGTTACCTGGTAACCTATTTTATTTAAATAAACAGAATGTCTTCCCTTACCACAAGCTAAATCTAAAATTTTTCCGTTTTCAGGAATGTTTAGATAGTTTGTGAGATTCGTCATAAAGGTTTCGGCTTCATCGTAATCTCGGTCTTTGTATAAAATATGGTAAAACGGTGTATCAAACCATGAAGCATACCAAGTTGTATTGTCTTTTATCATAATATTTCCCATAAAATCGGGAATCTCAATTTAGATTATTTCTAGTTGGCACAAAAATAGAGTATTTTTGCGTTTTATTGGATGAAAATAATGGAAGATAATTTCAAAATGGTTGCCAAAACCTTATTTGGCTTTGAAGAGTTACTAGCAAAAGAATTAATACAATTAGGTGCTCAGGAAGTAAAAACCGGTGTTCGTAATGTGAGTTTTGTTGGTGATAAAGGATTTATGTATAAGGCCAATTTGGGCTTGCGTACTGCAACTAAAATATTGAAACCGATTAATACGTTTAGAATTAAGAGTGAGAAGGATTTGTACGATCAAGTATATAAAATGGATTGGAGCAAGTATCTAAAAACCTCTGGTTCCTTAGCTATTGATTCTACTGTGAATTCTGAAGTTTTTAATCATTCGTTGTATATTTCTCAAAAAACTAAGGATGCTATAGTCGATAAATTTAGAGATGAAACAGGTACGCGACCTAATGTTGATTTAAAGTTTCCGGATTTAAAAGTAAATGTACATATAGATAGAGAAGTTTGTAATATTTCTTTGGATTCTTCAGGAGATTCTTTGCATAAAAGAGGGTATAAATCGGCAACGAATATTGCGCCAATAAACGAAGTGTTAGCGGCGGGACTAATTATGTTGTCTGGATGGGATGGACAGAGTGATTTTATGGATCCTATGTGTGGTAGTGGAACACTTTTAGCTGAAGCGGCGATGATAGCCTGTAATATTCCGCCTAATTTAATGCGTAAAGAGTTTGCTTTTGAACGCTGGACCGATTGGGATGTTGAATTGTTTGAAAAAATAGAAGAATCGTTATTGAAGAAAACACGCGATTTCCATCATAAATTACTTGGTTTTGATAAATCACCTAGTGCAGTGGCAAAAGCCATAGACAATTTAAAAAATGCACATTTGGACGAGTTTGTAACCATCAAACATGAAGATTTTTTTAAAACCCAGAAAGGAGGCGATGGTAAATTGCATATGGTGTTTAATCCACCTTATGGTGAGCGTTTAGATATCGATATGGAAAGTTTTTATGCTAATATTGGAGATACCTTAAAGCAAAATTACCCCAATACTGAGGCCTGGTTTATTACTTCAAATTTAGAAGCCTTAAAACATGTAGGTTTACGTCCTTCTAGAAAAATACATCTTATGAATGCAAAGTTAGAGTCGCGTTTGGTAAAGTATGAAATCTATGAAGGTAGTAAGAAAGGAAAGTACATGAATAACTAATTAATAGCCCTCAAAGTCCTTAACGTTCTGAAAAAACGAAAACTTCTTTTTCTTACTTATTCTTTTTAAAAATAGGAATTAAATAAGAAATGGTATAGCCATATCCAACACCAAACTTACCACTATCGTAAGTTTTGTTAAACCCAGGGATGTAAAGTGTGTCAAAATTATCCGGTTGATCGTAAGATATTAAACCCTTAAGTTGTGCGTTTAAGCCAACATAAAGATTGTTTAATACTTCAGCTTTTATACCAATAATAAATTCTACCCAGACGGCAGAGAGGCCATTAAAGGCTTTAGGCTCTGTGTTGGTAAATTGCGGTGCCCAATATTGATCTTCTACATAGACCGTGTAGCTGTTTCGGGTTTGAGAAAAGGTGCTAAAACCACCTCTAAAACCAGAATAAATCATGTTCTCCATACCTAACCAATTGGTATACATGTTGTAGTCTAGTCCGCCTTTAAGGTAGCTTCCTGAAGCTGTCGCACTTAAAAAATCGGTAGTCGTTGTATTTTCTTCGGTACCTAATTCTGCTGCAAGATACCAGCTTTCTGTAAGTCTAAAATCACCATTTAATTCAAAACCCTTATAGTCTTCATCAATAGCAGTGCGAATGAGTTTGCTTAAATCGGCACCAACACGTAACCCATATTTTTGAGTATATTTTATAGAGTCGGTTACTTTTGCTGTTTTTTCCTGCGCGTTAGCCGTAAGACAAAACAGAAGTATAAGGGTGTTAATGACGTATAGTCCAGTGTGTTTCATCTTCGTTCAATACAGATTGATTATCATTTGTTGCTGCTTCAAATAGCATCCAGTTATCACCGTCGGGTTCTATAGTTACAGATACATTCTCATAGGTTGTTTTATAGCTACAGGCACGAGAGACATAAACATCAATAACTTTATAAGTAATCGTGATTACGTCTTTATTTCCGGTGGGGAAATCATCACTCGTATCGTCTGGTGTGCCATTATCATCAATAGCATAGTCTTTATAAACGGCATACTGTGTTTCACCTTCTAGTGTTTCATTTCTTTCCGTTTTTAGCGGTAAGATCATTTGTAGTTCATTATTTGTCCCATTATAATCTGCTAGGAAATGAGTACTATCGTCTGGATCTTCAACGCGTATGTCCATAACATCTTTTGTGCTTTCAGGATTGGCTAAATCTCTAAATTCGAAAATCATCCGTGGTGTAGTTGGTGTATCTTCATCACATAAGTCGTCTCGTTCGCAGGTAAATAGCGATAAAGCGCATAAGGCAAATACAATTATTTTAAAGTTTTTCATTTCATTTAGTATTCTAACGCTTTTCTAAAAGAACTATATTCTCCACATGAAACGTTTGAGGAAACATATCTACCGCTTGAACTCTAGTAACTTTATACAGGGCATCTAACAGTTCTAAATCTCTAGCTTGCGTTGCGCTGTTGCAACTTACATAAACTACTTTTTCTGGTGCAATGTTTAGTATTTGTTTAACAACATCTTTGTGCATGCCATCTCTTGGTGGATCTGTAATAATCACATCTGGGTGTCCATTAGCTGCGATAAATTGGTCGTTAAACACGTTTTTCATATCGCCTACAAAGAACTCAACGTTATCTATACCATTTAATTGTGCATTTTCTTTTGCAGCGGTAATGGCATCTGGTACAGATTCGACACCAACCACTTTTTTAACTTGTTTAGCCACAAATTGTGCAATGGTTCCGGTACCAGTGTATAAATCATAAACTAACTCGTCACCTTTTAAATCGGCAAATGCGCGTGTTAATTTATATAACTCATAAGCTTGTGCGGAATTAGTCTGGTAGAAAGATTTTGCATTAATCTTAAATTTCAAACCTTCCATTTCTTCAAAAATATGATCTTCACCTTTATAGCAAATAACCTCTTGATCGTAAATGGTGTCGTTCGCTTTTCCGTTAATGACGTATTGTAGCGAAGAAACCTGTGGAAAGGTTTCAGCGATATAATCAAGTAATAACTCGCGTTGTTGTTTGTCTTCTTTAAAAAACTGAACCAGTACCATAATGTCGCCAGTCGATGCCGTACGAATCATTAAGGTACGCAACAAACCTGTTTGATTTCTCGTGTTGAAAAATTCTAAACCATGCGCTACGGCAAATGACTTGACACCATTTCTAATAGCGTTTGAAGGATCTGCCTGCAAATGACATTTTTTAATGTCTAGAATTTTATCCCACATACCAGGAATATGAAAGCCAAGCGCATTTCTATCACCCAGATCTTTATCACTTTGTATTTCTTCTAAAGTTAACCAACGTGAATCACTAAAAGAGAATTCCATTTTGTTTCTGTAAAAGTACTGCTCGCTAGAACCAAGAATAGGCGTGACTTCTGGTAATTCGATATGCCCAATTCTGGTGAGGTTATTGGTAACCTCTTTTTGCTTATAGAACAACTGATGCTCATAACCCATATTCTGCCACTTACAACCACCACAAACACCAAAATGTTGGCATTCTGGTTCCGTACGTTTGTCACTCAAAGTATGAAAAACGGTCGCTTTACCTTCAAAATAAGCTTTTCGTTTTTTAAAGGTTTGCACATCTACCACATCACCCGGTACTGCATTAGGTAAGAAAATCACTTTTCCGTCTGGTGCTTTTGCCACGGTTTTTCCTTTCGCAGCGGCATCTAATACTTCAACATTAGTGAAGATTTGCTTTTTATTTTTACTTCTTGCCATAGCTGCAAAAATAGTTTCTTTTTTAGTCACAAAAAACACTATCCAAATATTTTAATTCAATCGTAATATTTAGTAATTTGCGAATTCTTAAGGGATGATTTCTCTCCCACGCTGAATTTTCGATTCTCACCGTCATTAAATTTGTAGTGAGTTTAGACTTCGAAAGGAAAAAGGTACAGAAGGAATGGCTACTTTATAAATTTAAATTAAAAAAAAATGGCTGTTTTAGAACACTTAACCTCGCAGCAAGCGATGGACTTAGAAAACAAATATGGAGCGCACAACTACCATCCACTTCCTGTGGTATTGAGTAGAGGTGAAGGTGTGTACGTATGGGATGTAGAAGGCAAAAAGTATTATGATTTTTTATCGGCATATTCTGCTGTAAACCAAGGACACTGTCACCCTAAAATAGTTGGGGCAATGACAGAACAAGCGAAAACTTTAACTTTAACCTCAAGAGCATTTTATAATGATATGCTGGGTAAGTTTGAAAAATACGCAACAGAAACCTTTAATTTTGATAAGTTATTACCAATGAATACTGGTGCTGAAGCTGTGGAAACCGCTTTGAAATTATGTAGAAAATGGGCTTACGAAGTTAAAGGCATAGATGAAAATGAAGCTGAAATTATTGTCTGTGAAAATAATTTCCATGGAAGAACGACTACAATCATTTCATTTTCTAACGATTCGGTAGCGCGTAAAAACTTTGGACCATACACAAAAGGGTTTATAAAGATTGAGTATGATAATCTAAAAGCTTTAGAAGCCGTTTTAACGAGTAATAAAAATGTTGCCGGTTTCTTAGTAGAGCCTATTCAAGGGGAAGCGGGTGTTTATGTGCCAAGTGACGGGTATTTGGCTGCGGCTAAAGCCTTATGTGAAAAGCATAATGTATTATTTATTGCAGACGAAGTACAAACAGGAATTGGAAGAACAGGTCGTTTACTAGCGACATGCGGTAATTGCTCTTGTGCAGATAAACATTGCTCTGGTACACCAGAAGTAAAGGCTGATATTTTAATTTTAGGAAAAGCCTTATCTGGAGGTGCGTATCCTGTGTCTGCTGTTTTAGCCAATGATAACATCATGAATGTTATAAAACCAGGAAACCATGGGAGCACATTCGGTGGAAATCCTGTCGCTGCAGCTGTTGGTATTGCTGCCTTAGGGGTTATTAAAGATGAAAAACTTGCCGAAAATGCGCAACAATTAGGGGAGTTGTTTAGAGCTGAATTAACTAAGTTTATTGAAACGTCAAACATAGTAAATGGGGTAAGAGGAAAAGGCTTGTTAAATGCCATTCTAATTAACGATACCGAAGATAGTGAGACGGCTTGGAATATTTGTATCGCATTACGTGATAACGGATTATTGGCAAAGCCAACACATGGGAACATTATTCGTTTTGCACCACCATTAGTAATGACAGAAGCACAATTATTAGATTGTGTGGCTATTATTATTAAAACATTAAAGCAATTTGAAAAATAGATCGTTTAAACTTCTGTAACAATAAAAGCGGTTTTCATAATCTTTGAAAATCGCTTTTTTTATGGCGCTAATATTGAAAACGGATAACTATCTATATTGCGTAAGATCCAAAACAAAATAATAGCGACTAAAATAGCTTTAGTGGTTTTAGATTTGTGAAGCAAATTGTTATAGTGTTTATTAAACTGGGTGTTAGCAATGCTAATAAAAGCCTGGTATCCTAAAACGATGATAACAAGTAATAGGAGTAAGTTGTGATTAAACCCTTCAACAATATGCCCACTAAAAATAGCATGTAGCGCACGCTGGGTACCACAACCCGGACAATGTAAATTTGTCGTAGTATAGAAAAAACACTTTGGGAATAATTTTGAAACAGAAGGGTCATAAAAAAAATATAGTGATAGCATCCCGAAAGAGACCATCACTATACCTAGTATTAAAAGTATTTTTATAGGTTTAGCCATTTGCTGCTCCAGCAAGTATGGCAAATCCTGCAAAAACCATCCATAAAATAAATACTAAACCAGCCAATCCTACAGAAACTAATCCCCAGGTTTTAGCATTTTTAGAAGCACTTTCAGCTAAAGCATAATTACCATCTTCATAAGCGCTATTTACTTTTGTAGCATAAACAATACTTACTATTCCTACAGGAAGACAGCACAATATGGTACTGATAATGGCTAATGCTAAATAACTATTAGGTCTTGGTGGTTTGTTGGTGTTTTCTATTTGTTCCATTTATAAAATTTAGTTAGTTAAAGTTTATTGCATTTGCTCCATCATCTCTTGATAACGCTGCATGCTTTCTTCAAAACCTCCTGTTGAAATATAATAGATATTATATATTAAATAGACGG
It contains:
- a CDS encoding hemolysin III family protein, giving the protein MRIQTKKEELWNAITHGIGAVLGIIGLVLLIFSNTEKTSWSLFSVIVYGVSIVILFAASTLYHSVSSEKKKHYFRIVDHISIYLLIAGTYTPVLLISLEQSLGWVLFYVVWGVAAFGVVLKLFFTGRFNVFSTLLYLVMGWLIVFDFSNLNTIMDSGGIVLLMLGGLSYTVGIVFYAIDKQPFFHVIWHLFVLSGAVCHFLMIYLYVI
- a CDS encoding two-component regulator propeller domain-containing protein, which translates into the protein MVNSQNKAWALVCQPIYLTLLISLLVLSCKTPEDGKASKQEIGISDSVKANALPNKKQPFSLQPNDSIPNEIFVPLYYEGQLAHWIRTIFQDKKGQLWFGTNHYGALRYDGDTLEYITKAHGIEASRINEIVEDAKGNVWLATDGFGIYKYDGKTFTNFSKKEGLISNAVWSMVIDRHGLFWIGTIEGVSLFDGETFTTFSIPKANVKDPKPILSPNRIKNILEDKAGNIWFGTDGYGICKYDGETFTHFTEKEGLCDNNIYDMLEDSKGNIWIGTMYGGVSRFDGKTFTNFTKDGLTNGIEVGGFHEDTHGNIWFAAENNGVYRFNGASFTHLDTKEGADTNGILSILEDREKRFWFGGWKGLFRYDGTSIVPVTKNGPWEK
- a CDS encoding DUF4268 domain-containing protein gives rise to the protein MFTKEESRQLKQEFWTSFGKSFPRKWLLYNTKIKGFSFKFQFENKQAAVVLDLEDDLENRINYWEKLQSLQRILKDDFLPDAIFEEEHFLENGKEISRISVILDQKVSIHNKNTWREVMVFFNEKMDLFEAFFYEYEDFIKA
- a CDS encoding ZIP family metal transporter, with the translated sequence MLNFLLPVASVVLGFLIVFVLKPKQPKNLKLLLAFSGAFLLSITVFSFLPEVYLTENKNVGLFIMAGILLQIVLEFFSKGAEHGHVHINKDATAFPWLLFISLSIHSILEGIPIHGHDGLIYGVIIHKLPVAVILATFFLTSKMPKSKSLLFMLLFAFMTPLGVYLSETFSFFKTYFIEISAIVIGIFLHISTTILFESNENHKFNITKLGTIVLAVVIAYFI
- a CDS encoding bifunctional 2-polyprenyl-6-hydroxyphenol methylase/3-demethylubiquinol 3-O-methyltransferase UbiG; protein product: MIKDNTTWYASWFDTPFYHILYKDRDYDEAETFMTNLTNYLNIPENGKILDLACGKGRHSVYLNKIGYQVTGVDLSENSIRYAKQFENETLKFEVHNMCKPYSETFDAVFNLFTSFGYFDNEEDNLNTIKAIKADLNETGFGVIDFLNSEYIIDNLIAENTKTVEGIAFHQKRYVHNGYIIKDISFTVNGEAFEFQERVKALTLEDFEALFEEAGVYLLDVFGDHKLNKYHRKQSERLILIFK
- a CDS encoding class I SAM-dependent RNA methyltransferase — encoded protein: MEDNFKMVAKTLFGFEELLAKELIQLGAQEVKTGVRNVSFVGDKGFMYKANLGLRTATKILKPINTFRIKSEKDLYDQVYKMDWSKYLKTSGSLAIDSTVNSEVFNHSLYISQKTKDAIVDKFRDETGTRPNVDLKFPDLKVNVHIDREVCNISLDSSGDSLHKRGYKSATNIAPINEVLAAGLIMLSGWDGQSDFMDPMCGSGTLLAEAAMIACNIPPNLMRKEFAFERWTDWDVELFEKIEESLLKKTRDFHHKLLGFDKSPSAVAKAIDNLKNAHLDEFVTIKHEDFFKTQKGGDGKLHMVFNPPYGERLDIDMESFYANIGDTLKQNYPNTEAWFITSNLEALKHVGLRPSRKIHLMNAKLESRLVKYEIYEGSKKGKYMNN
- a CDS encoding DUF6048 family protein; the encoded protein is MKHTGLYVINTLILLFCLTANAQEKTAKVTDSIKYTQKYGLRVGADLSKLIRTAIDEDYKGFELNGDFRLTESWYLAAELGTEENTTTTDFLSATASGSYLKGGLDYNMYTNWLGMENMIYSGFRGGFSTFSQTRNSYTVYVEDQYWAPQFTNTEPKAFNGLSAVWVEFIIGIKAEVLNNLYVGLNAQLKGLISYDQPDNFDTLYIPGFNKTYDSGKFGVGYGYTISYLIPIFKKNK
- the rlmD gene encoding 23S rRNA (uracil(1939)-C(5))-methyltransferase RlmD — its product is MARSKNKKQIFTNVEVLDAAAKGKTVAKAPDGKVIFLPNAVPGDVVDVQTFKKRKAYFEGKATVFHTLSDKRTEPECQHFGVCGGCKWQNMGYEHQLFYKQKEVTNNLTRIGHIELPEVTPILGSSEQYFYRNKMEFSFSDSRWLTLEEIQSDKDLGDRNALGFHIPGMWDKILDIKKCHLQADPSNAIRNGVKSFAVAHGLEFFNTRNQTGLLRTLMIRTASTGDIMVLVQFFKEDKQQRELLLDYIAETFPQVSSLQYVINGKANDTIYDQEVICYKGEDHIFEEMEGLKFKINAKSFYQTNSAQAYELYKLTRAFADLKGDELVYDLYTGTGTIAQFVAKQVKKVVGVESVPDAITAAKENAQLNGIDNVEFFVGDMKNVFNDQFIAANGHPDVIITDPPRDGMHKDVVKQILNIAPEKVVYVSCNSATQARDLELLDALYKVTRVQAVDMFPQTFHVENIVLLEKR
- the rocD gene encoding ornithine--oxo-acid transaminase, which encodes MAVLEHLTSQQAMDLENKYGAHNYHPLPVVLSRGEGVYVWDVEGKKYYDFLSAYSAVNQGHCHPKIVGAMTEQAKTLTLTSRAFYNDMLGKFEKYATETFNFDKLLPMNTGAEAVETALKLCRKWAYEVKGIDENEAEIIVCENNFHGRTTTIISFSNDSVARKNFGPYTKGFIKIEYDNLKALEAVLTSNKNVAGFLVEPIQGEAGVYVPSDGYLAAAKALCEKHNVLFIADEVQTGIGRTGRLLATCGNCSCADKHCSGTPEVKADILILGKALSGGAYPVSAVLANDNIMNVIKPGNHGSTFGGNPVAAAVGIAALGVIKDEKLAENAQQLGELFRAELTKFIETSNIVNGVRGKGLLNAILINDTEDSETAWNICIALRDNGLLAKPTHGNIIRFAPPLVMTEAQLLDCVAIIIKTLKQFEK
- a CDS encoding DUF2752 domain-containing protein produces the protein MAKPIKILLILGIVMVSFGMLSLYFFYDPSVSKLFPKCFFYTTTNLHCPGCGTQRALHAIFSGHIVEGFNHNLLLLLVIIVLGYQAFISIANTQFNKHYNNLLHKSKTTKAILVAIILFWILRNIDSYPFSILAP
- a CDS encoding CD225/dispanin family protein yields the protein MEQIENTNKPPRPNSYLALAIISTILCCLPVGIVSIVYATKVNSAYEDGNYALAESASKNAKTWGLVSVGLAGLVFILWMVFAGFAILAGAANG